One segment of Anatilimnocola aggregata DNA contains the following:
- a CDS encoding AIM24 family protein: MAHFEIVAREGLKMVRCELNSETVRAESGALHYMRGRIEIATPAPSVGGMLKSFVTSENIFRPTYQGTGEIFFGPPIYGEYEVLDLQNEEWILEQGSYVCSDQAVEIGVWRNKAFSALLGGEGWYQTLVKGTGKVVMQAPGQVERIELRGEKLSVDGRFALARTSGLKFEVQKASRSLLGSVTSGEGLLSTFEGTGTVLIAPVPNVFQNLVDSIRAVIPRGKS, from the coding sequence ATGGCACATTTCGAAATCGTTGCTCGCGAAGGTCTCAAGATGGTTCGCTGCGAGCTCAATAGTGAAACAGTGCGAGCCGAATCCGGAGCATTGCACTACATGCGGGGGCGAATCGAAATTGCCACCCCCGCACCCTCGGTCGGTGGCATGCTCAAAAGTTTCGTGACCAGCGAGAACATCTTTCGGCCGACTTATCAAGGAACGGGCGAAATCTTCTTTGGGCCGCCCATCTATGGCGAGTACGAAGTGCTCGATTTGCAGAATGAAGAATGGATTCTCGAGCAAGGCTCATACGTTTGCAGCGATCAGGCCGTTGAAATTGGCGTTTGGCGGAACAAAGCATTCTCGGCACTGCTTGGTGGCGAGGGGTGGTATCAAACGCTGGTCAAAGGGACAGGCAAAGTTGTGATGCAGGCGCCCGGACAGGTCGAGCGAATCGAGCTGCGCGGCGAAAAGCTCTCGGTCGATGGCCGGTTCGCGCTCGCCCGTACTTCGGGCCTCAAATTCGAAGTGCAAAAAGCCTCACGCTCGCTCCTCGGCTCCGTCACCTCTGGCGAAGGCCTGCTGAGCACCTTTGAGGGGACCGGCACGGTACTCATCGCCCCGGTTCCCAACGTGTTTCAGAACCTCGTCGACAGCATTCGTGCGGTCATCCCACGCGGCAAATCGTAA
- a CDS encoding peptide ABC transporter substrate-binding protein, which translates to MPINFRLVFPYVMLLLVTAAVVWAVSLNPPPRAEFTFDNGTEVQTLDSAKATGNPENRMINALFEGLLRSLPAADYREKYGPHENAPLTAQPGMAESYEVSEDGKTYTFHIRKNAVWSDESPVTAHDFEFSWQRMLHPETGSQYTYQLYYVRGTRSYTEAKVAPGDAVEVELADRRDRYQAWPRGTIVRGTLKEILKPAEPVIDSDVSPEDKSRRMSDWKKTWTYVVEIDGKLTAFSKAPDEALPFENAIPTACMQVLPDWQSTVGIKATDDHTLVVELNDRTPFFPELVAFYPLYPVNRKCIEKYGSPAWTKPANIVSNGPFNLKLRKLRDRIRLEKNPLYWDAKNVKLNSIDVLALRDETTALNMYLTGRVDWATTIPADMIPQLKKELKDQFPSAPMLTVYFYRLNTEKDALKDKRVRQALNLAIDKQNICEFVTKAGEVPAGTYVPPGLAGYDSPPGTQFDPKRARELLKEAGYAEGHQLPHIEILYNDSPSLHRTIAERVQQMWREHLGVDVQLRGLEWGVYLDAQDKKDYYIARAGWIADYPDPNTFLDMFVTGGDQNMTGWGNPKYDQLIADAGKEPDPAKRMAIFKEAEALFLEEVPIIPMYFYVSKNLIKPHVKGFCNDVQDLHPLTLLEIDHAAKDGKLGQRSGTAK; encoded by the coding sequence ATGCCTATTAACTTTCGCCTGGTGTTTCCCTACGTAATGCTGTTGCTGGTCACAGCAGCGGTTGTGTGGGCGGTGTCGCTCAATCCGCCCCCTCGCGCTGAATTCACCTTCGACAACGGCACCGAAGTGCAAACGCTCGATTCGGCGAAGGCCACCGGCAATCCCGAAAACCGCATGATCAATGCGTTGTTCGAAGGCTTGCTCCGGTCGCTGCCCGCTGCCGATTACCGCGAAAAATATGGCCCGCACGAGAATGCGCCTCTCACTGCGCAGCCCGGCATGGCGGAGTCTTACGAAGTCTCGGAAGACGGTAAGACCTACACGTTTCACATCCGCAAGAATGCCGTCTGGTCCGATGAGTCACCGGTCACGGCTCACGATTTCGAATTCTCCTGGCAGCGGATGCTCCACCCCGAGACCGGCAGCCAGTACACCTATCAACTCTATTATGTCCGCGGCACGCGCAGTTACACCGAAGCCAAAGTTGCCCCTGGTGATGCCGTGGAAGTGGAACTGGCCGACCGGCGCGATCGCTACCAGGCCTGGCCGCGCGGCACAATCGTCCGCGGCACGTTAAAAGAAATTCTCAAGCCAGCCGAGCCCGTGATCGATTCCGATGTCAGTCCCGAAGACAAATCGCGGCGCATGTCAGACTGGAAGAAGACGTGGACTTATGTCGTCGAGATCGATGGCAAGCTAACCGCGTTCAGCAAAGCCCCCGACGAAGCACTGCCATTCGAAAACGCCATCCCCACCGCCTGCATGCAGGTCTTGCCCGACTGGCAAAGCACGGTGGGGATCAAGGCCACCGACGATCACACGCTGGTGGTGGAACTGAACGACCGCACTCCTTTCTTTCCCGAGTTGGTCGCCTTCTATCCACTTTATCCGGTCAATCGAAAATGCATCGAAAAGTATGGCTCGCCAGCTTGGACCAAACCGGCAAACATCGTTTCCAACGGTCCATTCAACTTGAAGCTGCGAAAACTGCGCGATCGCATTCGCCTGGAAAAGAACCCGCTTTATTGGGATGCAAAAAACGTCAAGCTGAACAGCATCGATGTGCTCGCCTTGCGCGATGAAACGACGGCCCTCAACATGTACCTGACCGGTCGCGTCGATTGGGCGACGACGATCCCCGCTGATATGATTCCGCAGTTGAAGAAGGAATTGAAAGATCAGTTCCCTTCAGCCCCCATGCTGACGGTTTACTTCTATCGGCTGAATACCGAGAAGGACGCGCTCAAAGATAAACGAGTCCGGCAGGCTCTGAACCTGGCTATCGACAAACAGAACATCTGCGAGTTCGTCACCAAAGCGGGCGAAGTACCTGCGGGTACTTATGTCCCGCCGGGCCTTGCCGGTTATGATAGCCCGCCGGGAACACAGTTCGATCCCAAGCGGGCCAGAGAACTGCTCAAAGAAGCCGGCTATGCCGAAGGGCATCAGCTGCCACATATCGAGATTCTCTACAACGATTCTCCTTCGCTCCATCGGACGATTGCCGAACGCGTGCAGCAGATGTGGCGCGAGCATTTGGGAGTCGACGTTCAACTGCGTGGGCTGGAGTGGGGTGTGTATCTCGACGCTCAGGATAAGAAGGATTACTACATTGCCCGCGCGGGTTGGATTGCCGACTATCCCGATCCGAACACGTTTCTCGATATGTTCGTCACCGGCGGCGATCAGAATATGACCGGTTGGGGCAACCCCAAGTACGATCAGCTGATTGCCGACGCGGGCAAGGAGCCGGATCCGGCGAAGCGAATGGCCATCTTTAAAGAAGCGGAAGCTCTCTTCCTTGAGGAAGTGCCAATTATTCCGATGTATTTTTACGTTTCTAAGAATCTGATTAAGCCGCACGTCAAAGGCTTTTGTAATGACGTGCAGGATCTCCACCCGCTCACGCTGCTAGAGATCGATCACGCGGCGAAAGACGGCAAGCTTGGCCAGCGGTCAGGAACAGCAAAATGA
- a CDS encoding ABC transporter permease — protein MSALELFGALLRRLGWFVVTFWAVFTLSFFLMRLSPGGPFMGEKKLPEEIRRNLDEFYNLNAPLHEQYLTTLGNVVLLNLGPSQKLKDYTVNEVIAEGFPVSMSLGVIALTLALIGGTIAGVVSAVKRNTIYDFGFMGLATLGIAIPNFVLASLAIIIFCFYLPILPAAGWGSPQQIILPAICLAAPYAAYIARLTRAGMLEVLNLDYVRTAYAKGLQPRTVIVKHALRGAILPVVSFIGPAAAGILTGSLVIERIFNVPGFGSHFIDAALQRDYPLAMGAVLVYTALLYVMNSLVDLSYSVIDPRVKLE, from the coding sequence ATGAGTGCCCTAGAATTGTTCGGCGCGCTCCTCCGGCGGCTCGGCTGGTTCGTGGTCACGTTCTGGGCCGTCTTTACCCTCTCGTTTTTCCTGATGCGGTTGTCTCCCGGTGGCCCCTTCATGGGTGAGAAGAAGTTGCCGGAAGAAATCCGCCGCAACCTCGACGAGTTCTACAACCTCAACGCTCCGCTGCACGAGCAATACCTTACGACACTCGGGAATGTCGTGTTGCTGAATCTTGGTCCGAGCCAGAAACTGAAGGATTACACGGTTAACGAAGTGATTGCCGAAGGTTTTCCCGTGTCGATGTCGCTCGGTGTGATTGCGCTCACGTTGGCACTGATCGGTGGCACCATCGCAGGAGTTGTTTCAGCAGTGAAGCGAAATACGATCTACGACTTTGGCTTCATGGGGCTGGCCACGTTGGGCATTGCAATTCCTAATTTCGTCTTAGCTTCGCTGGCGATCATTATCTTTTGCTTCTACCTGCCGATTCTCCCCGCAGCTGGCTGGGGAAGTCCGCAGCAGATCATCCTCCCGGCGATTTGTCTGGCTGCACCGTACGCTGCTTACATCGCCCGGCTCACGCGCGCGGGTATGCTCGAAGTGTTGAATCTCGACTATGTCCGCACCGCATATGCCAAGGGTTTGCAACCTCGAACTGTCATCGTCAAACACGCTCTGCGCGGCGCAATTCTGCCTGTCGTTTCGTTTATTGGTCCAGCTGCTGCGGGCATTCTGACGGGTTCGCTGGTCATCGAGCGCATCTTTAATGTGCCGGGCTTCGGTTCGCACTTTATCGATGCAGCGCTGCAGCGCGACTATCCGCTCGCCATGGGTGCCGTGCTGGTTTATACGGCACTGCTGTATGTCATGAATTCGCTCGTCGATTTGTCGTACTCCGTGATCGATCCCCGCGTGAAGCTCGAGTAA
- a CDS encoding ABC transporter permease produces MTADPSPANSPADRYASLLAEAAKVRGISLWHDAWRRLRKNYAAMTSLYFLIVLAALAWLTPLLPLQSPSFQLVDKANIYKPPRTLQRPLSVSLADVKSFDREVADLAAKVNAAPKSERDRLQKELQGKARAHPFNRLWTNPGPLARAMIRARLAVFGQWCIPSICGTDNLGRDVLARIFWGARVSLMVGLLAAVVSLVIGVSYGAVAGYAGGIIDAGMMRMVDILYCIPFIFVVINLIMLLSDDAIKSTLAAVGINQIVIFYMVIGAVYWLTMSRVVRGQVISLKHEQFIDAARTIGAGSGRIVFRHIVPNVLGIVIVYLTLTIPSVMLFEAFLSFLGLGVQPPDVSWGQLVNDGIKVITPIGIHWWLVLFPGLALACTLFALNFLGDGLRDALDPRMKNR; encoded by the coding sequence ATGACTGCCGATCCATCACCTGCGAATTCTCCCGCCGATCGCTATGCGTCCTTGCTGGCCGAAGCTGCAAAAGTGCGCGGCATTTCGCTCTGGCACGATGCCTGGCGTCGCTTGCGCAAGAACTACGCGGCAATGACGTCGCTCTATTTTCTGATCGTCCTCGCGGCGCTCGCCTGGCTCACTCCGCTGCTGCCGCTTCAATCCCCCAGCTTTCAATTGGTCGACAAGGCAAACATCTACAAACCGCCCCGCACGCTGCAGCGTCCGCTCAGCGTTTCGCTGGCCGATGTGAAGAGCTTCGACCGTGAAGTGGCCGACTTAGCTGCGAAAGTGAACGCCGCGCCCAAGTCTGAACGCGACAGGTTGCAAAAAGAGCTGCAGGGGAAAGCCCGCGCCCATCCGTTCAATCGGTTGTGGACGAATCCCGGGCCACTCGCGCGGGCCATGATCCGCGCTCGCCTGGCAGTCTTTGGGCAGTGGTGCATTCCCTCCATCTGTGGCACCGATAACCTCGGTCGCGATGTGCTCGCGCGCATCTTCTGGGGCGCGCGCGTTTCGCTGATGGTCGGTTTGCTCGCCGCCGTGGTTTCGTTGGTGATTGGTGTCAGCTACGGAGCGGTCGCCGGTTATGCGGGCGGCATTATCGATGCCGGCATGATGCGCATGGTCGATATTTTGTACTGCATTCCATTCATCTTCGTCGTCATCAATCTGATCATGCTGCTGAGCGATGACGCCATCAAAAGTACGTTGGCGGCAGTGGGGATCAATCAGATCGTCATTTTCTACATGGTGATCGGTGCCGTCTATTGGCTGACAATGTCGCGAGTTGTTCGTGGCCAAGTGATCTCGCTCAAGCACGAACAGTTCATCGATGCGGCTCGCACGATTGGCGCGGGGAGCGGACGTATTGTCTTCCGCCATATTGTTCCCAACGTCCTGGGCATCGTCATTGTGTATCTCACGCTGACCATTCCCAGCGTGATGCTGTTCGAAGCGTTCTTGTCGTTCCTCGGCCTCGGCGTGCAGCCACCCGATGTCAGCTGGGGGCAACTTGTGAACGATGGGATCAAGGTCATCACACCAATCGGCATCCACTGGTGGCTCGTACTATTCCCTGGCCTGGCGTTAGCATGCACCTTGTTCGCCCTGAACTTTCTTGGCGACGGCCTGCGCGATGCACTCGATCCCCGGATGAAGAACCGCTAG